The Lycium ferocissimum isolate CSIRO_LF1 chromosome 1, AGI_CSIRO_Lferr_CH_V1, whole genome shotgun sequence genome includes a region encoding these proteins:
- the LOC132047861 gene encoding caffeoylshikimate esterase: MGVEYHEEYIRNSRGVQLFTCRWLPFSSPKALVFLCHGYGMECSGFMRGVGTKLANNGYAVVGMDYEGHGRSEGARCYIKRFNNIINDCSDFFKSVCAQEEYREKTRFLYGESMGGAVALLIHKKDPSFWHGALLVAPMCKISEKVKPHPMVISLLTKVEDVIPRWKIVPTKDVIDAAFKDPAKREEVRGNRLIYQEKPRLKTALEMLRTSMHLEESLHEVTLPFLVLHGEADIVTDPEISKALYEQASSKDKTIKLYPGMWHGLTYGEPEDNIEIVFSDIISWLDKRNGENVDIDKNIDIDNVTLIERSVCRATSTPYKMTTISSPVMLNEKKPQKTRPQANYLCGWKGRRMHHHSAM, encoded by the exons ATGGGTGTTGAATATCATGAG GAATATATAAGGAATTCAAGAGGTGTTCAACTCTTTACTTGTCGATGGTTGCCATTTTCTTCTCCAAAGGCCCTTGTTTTCCTTTGCCATG GCTATGGCATGGAATGCAGTGGATTCATGAGAG GTGTTGGAACAAAGCTGGCAAATAACGGATACGCGGTGGTTGGAATGGATTATGAAGGCCATGGACGGTCAGAGGGTGCCCGCTGTTACATCAAAAGgtttaacaacattatcaacgACTGCAGTGACTTTTTCAAGTCAGTTTGCG CACAGGAGGAATACAGAGAAAAAACAAGGTTTTTGTATGGGGAGTCGATGGGAGGGGCCGTGGCTCTTTTAATACACAAGAAAGATCCTTCCTTTTGGCATGGTGCTCTTCTGGTTGCACCTATGTGTAAG ATATCTGAGAAGGTGAAGCCACATCCAATGGTTATAAGCTTACTAACTAAAGTGGAGGATGTCATACCAAGATGGAAGATTGTCCCTACAAAGGATGTCATTGATGCTGCCTTCAAGGACCCCGCTAAAAGGGAAGAG GTACGTGGGAACAGGTTAATTTATCAGGAAAAGCCAAGACTAAAGACAGCTTTGGAAATGCTAAGAACCAGCATGCACCTTGAGGAAAGTTTGCACGAG GTCACTCTACCATTTTTAGTGTTGCATGGGGAAGCAGACATAGTAACTGATCCAGAAATAAGTAAGGCTTTGTACGAGCAAGCAAGTAGCAAGGACAAGACTATAAAACTTTATCCAGGAATGTGGCACGGTTTGACATATGGTGAGCCAGAAGACAATATTGAAATCGTCTTTTCAGATATCATCTCGTGGCTTGACAAGCGAAATGGAGAGAATGTTGATATTGAtaagaatattgatattgataatgTTACTTTGATTGAGAGATCGGTTTGTCGAGCTACATCTACTCCATATAAGATGACCACAATTTCTTCACCTGTAATGTTGAATGAAAAAAAGCCACAGAAAACACGTCCACAAGCGAATTATTTGTGTGGTTGGAAAGGGCGTCGGATGCATCATCATTCTGCAATGTAG
- the LOC132047869 gene encoding uncharacterized protein LOC132047869 — MSRPMEEDAPGKNEEEEFNTGPLSVLMMSVKNNTQVLINCRNNRKLLGRVRAFDRHCNMVLENVREMWTEVPKTGKGKKKANPVNKDRFISKMFLRGDSVIIVLRNPK; from the exons ATGAG TCGGCCAATGGAAGAGGATGCCCCT GGGAAAAATGAGGAAGAGGAGTTCAATACTGGCCCACTTTCCGTCCTGATGATGAGTGTTAAGAATAACACACAG GTGCTCATCAACTGTAGAAACAACAGGAAACTTCTTGGTCGTGTGAGGGCATTTGATCGTCACTGCAACATGGTGCTTGAAAATGTTAGAGAAATGTGGACTGAG GTGCCCAAGactggaaaaggaaaaaagaaggcTAATCCTGTTAACAAAGATAGGTTTATTAGCAAGATGTTCCTTCGGGGAGATTCTGTGATCATTGTCCTTCGAAATCCCAAGTAG